The following proteins are co-located in the Pomacea canaliculata isolate SZHN2017 linkage group LG8, ASM307304v1, whole genome shotgun sequence genome:
- the LOC112570409 gene encoding ubiquitin carboxyl-terminal hydrolase 34-like has translation MCDVCAEVLALLENHDDRVHAAGGLQLTKAEIHSVIQFTALWPQRHCMCCFKDFKNFERFNNIIQIILTVAIRFIQTLPEDLAKERQNVPPTEEEEKSAGAGGRSKDGAKVECENEETTKEEEVECEESKMDVEEETKEEHWSADEKEKLLHLVTKIFLMNFPSYTAYKHIVHNSLEDPESPLYLLRNVCFLCDSNGIQALRQCFENAVPETLPFNFAHLLINLIANLRMWMNIPTVLQYIIPLRSSVIRYMCRLSDADLRLAGNRSMTDLMWAAVKEPLDTHFTFDREGLALAYKYFTCSTLTIRLTGITQINNQINMYNESCNNESVVDAERFGDELAQWLLDKKIVEHIFGPNLHVEIIKQSQVILAFLAMEGRITNEHIDCIWAASQLKHCGKQVYDILIPLIKNLELQPNRHLLELVSSLDPSAHTESTLYLASALTKCIWAMSLSSHSHVHVAAVQQQLQPHLVSYTALKHDGVDVKGKTDKHETSSTDSGPDDDDRKRPRPKLPKKKRAGGAGMGVQEREGHESTSEEQCCAHHRHLPNDGFGSDSSLGVPSDLSEDSMQVRDANILCPFLSFFRRALT, from the exons atgtgtgatgtttgtgcagAGGTGCTTGCTCTTTTGGAGAACC ATGATGACCGTGTGCATGCTGCAGGAGGATTGCAACTCACCAAAGCAGAAATCCACTCAGTTATCCAGTTTACAGCACTTTGGCCTCAGAG GCATTGTATGTGCTGCTTCAAAGACTTCAAAAACTTTGAACGCTTTAACAATATCATCCAGATTATTTTGACAGTGGCTATTCGCTTTATCCAAACATTGCCAGAAGATCTTGCCAAAGAACGACAGAATGTACCAccaacagaagaagaagaaaaatctgcAGGTGCTGGTGGAAGATCCAAAGATGGAGCAAAGGTAGAATGTGAAAATGAAGAGACTACTAAAGAAGAGGAAGTAGAGTGCGAGGAGTCTAAGATGGATgtggaagaagaaacaaaggagGAACACTGGAGTgcagatgagaaagaaaaattgcttcACCTGGTCACCAAGATCTTCCTTATGAATTTCCCTTCCTATACAGCATACAAACATATTGTGCACAACTCTCTTGAG GATCCCGAATCACCATTGTATCTTCTGCGAAATGTTTGCTTCCTGTGTGATAGCAATGGCATCCAGGCTCTTCGTCAGTGCTTTGAAAATGCTGTACCAGAAACTCTGCCTTTTAACTTTGCTCATCTTCTCATCAATCTCATTGCCAAT TTGAGAATGTGGATGAACATACCCACAGTATTGCAGTATATCATTCCATTACGCTCGTCTGTCATCAG ATACATGTGTCGGCTTTCTGATGCTGATTTGCGGCTGGCTGGCAACCGCAGCATGACTGACCTGATGTGGGCGGCTGTGAAGGAGCCTCTGGACACTCACTTTACTTTTGATCGTGAGGGACTGGCATTGGCATATAAGTACTTCACATGCTCAACTCTCACAATCCGCCTTACAGGAATTACCCAGATCAAT AAccaaataaacatgtataatgAGAGCTGCAACAACGAGAGTGTAGTGGATGCTGAGAG aTTTGGTGATGAGCTTGCCCAATGGCTGTTGGACAAGAAAATAGTGGAACACATTTTTGGTCCTAATCTGCATGTTGAG ataataAAGCAAAGTCAGGTAATTCTGGCATTCTTGGCCATGGAGGGACGCATCACCAATGAGCACATTGATTGCATCTGGGCAGCCAGTCAG TTGAAACACTGCGGTAAACAGGTGTATGATATCCTAATTCCTCTCATCAAAAATCTGGAACTGCAGCCTAACCGCCATCTCCTGGAGCTGGTGTCATCCCTTGATCCGTCAGCTCACACAGAATCG acTCTGTATCTAGCCTCAGCACTAACAAAATGCATCTGGGCCATGAGTCTGAGTAGTCACAGCCATGTGCATGTTGCAGCTGTGCAGCAACAGTTGCAACCACATCTTGTGTCATACACAGCCCTCAAGCATGATGGTGTTGATGTTAAAG gtaaaacagacaaacatgagACAAGTAGCACAGATAGTGGGCCTGATGATGACGATAGAAAGAGACCACGCCCTAAGCTGCCAAAGAAG AAGCGAGCAGGTGGAGCGGGTATGGGGGTGCAAGAGAGGGAAGGGCATGAAAGCACAAGCGAAGAGCAGTGCTGCGCCCACCACCGCCACCTGCCTAACGACGGCTTTGGGTCTGACAGTAGCCTAGGCGTACCGTCTGACCTTAGTGAGGATAGCATGCAGGTCAGAGATGCCAACATTTTGTGCCCCTTTCTAAGTTTCTTCAGGAGAGCTTTGACATGA